In the Candidatus Rhodoblastus alkanivorans genome, one interval contains:
- the queA gene encoding tRNA preQ1(34) S-adenosylmethionine ribosyltransferase-isomerase QueA, giving the protein MRVDLFDFDLPEGRIALRPAEPRDSARLLAVTPDSFRDASVRDLPAFLRPGDVLVVNDARVIPAQLFGWRRRGEAVARIEATLHKREDASHWRAFVRPAKKLKPGEKVIFGEAREGAACLAGALWADVAEKNEGEALLSFNLSGPALDDAIFALGHMPLPPYIASRRADDDRDARDYQTLFADKSGAVAAPTAGLHFTPELVEAVRKAGATLEKVTLLVGAGTFLPVKAEDTAGHVMHAEWGSVDAQVAARLNAARAAGGRIVAVGTTSLRILESAADPSGVIRPFAGETSIFITPGYEFRAVDALMTNFHLPRSTLFMLVSAFSGLERMQAAYAHAIEANYRFYSYGDACLLLRG; this is encoded by the coding sequence TTGCGCGTGGATCTGTTCGATTTCGACCTTCCTGAAGGACGCATCGCCTTGAGGCCGGCGGAGCCGCGAGACTCGGCGCGGCTGCTCGCGGTGACGCCGGACTCTTTTCGCGACGCCTCGGTGCGCGACCTGCCGGCCTTTCTGCGCCCGGGCGACGTGCTGGTGGTCAATGACGCGAGGGTGATCCCGGCGCAATTGTTCGGCTGGCGTCGGCGCGGCGAGGCGGTCGCGCGGATCGAGGCCACCTTGCACAAGCGCGAGGACGCCTCTCATTGGCGGGCCTTCGTCCGGCCGGCGAAAAAGCTGAAACCCGGCGAGAAGGTGATCTTCGGCGAGGCGCGCGAGGGCGCGGCGTGCCTTGCGGGCGCGCTCTGGGCCGATGTGGCCGAAAAGAACGAGGGCGAGGCCTTGCTTTCCTTCAACCTGTCGGGACCTGCGCTCGACGACGCGATTTTCGCCCTCGGCCACATGCCTTTGCCGCCCTATATCGCCTCGCGCCGCGCCGACGACGACAGGGACGCGCGCGACTACCAGACCTTGTTCGCCGACAAGAGCGGCGCCGTCGCCGCGCCGACGGCGGGCCTGCATTTCACGCCGGAACTGGTCGAGGCGGTTCGAAAAGCGGGCGCGACCCTGGAGAAGGTCACGCTTCTGGTCGGCGCCGGGACTTTCCTGCCGGTGAAGGCCGAGGACACCGCCGGCCATGTCATGCATGCCGAATGGGGATCGGTCGACGCCCAAGTCGCGGCGCGGCTGAACGCGGCGCGAGCGGCGGGCGGGCGGATCGTCGCCGTCGGCACGACCTCGCTACGCATTCTTGAAAGCGCCGCCGACCCTTCTGGCGTCATAAGACCCTTCGCCGGCGAGACTTCGATTTTCATTACGCCGGGCTATGAATTCCGCGCGGTCGATGCGCTGATGACCAATTTCCACCTGCCGCGTTCGACCCTGTTCATGCTGGTCAGCG
- a CDS encoding EcsC family protein has protein sequence MTPDLDSARMTAADHAALMDAVRRLEHIGPALRLANAVGRKVNFLKTLAPEKAAKIIDGAVMGAMKVALRAALASLAGRPVRDRDRAHKILVAASGAAGGALGLASLPLELPVSTTVMLRSIADIARAEGEDLRDPEAAMACLEVFALDGRTPGDNVSESGYFAIRGLLARSISEAARYIASRGVIDEAAPALVKLMAQIGTRFGFVVSQKLLAQATPALGAFGGAAINLAFIDHFQSLAKGHFTVRRLERKYGPDHVRSEYERIAKAREPDEIHPPAA, from the coding sequence ATGACACCCGATCTCGACTCCGCTCGTATGACCGCCGCCGACCACGCCGCCCTGATGGACGCGGTCCGGCGGCTGGAGCATATCGGTCCGGCGCTGCGGCTGGCCAATGCGGTCGGACGCAAGGTCAATTTCCTCAAGACCCTGGCGCCGGAAAAGGCCGCGAAAATCATCGACGGCGCCGTCATGGGCGCGATGAAGGTCGCTTTGCGCGCGGCGCTGGCGAGCCTCGCCGGCAGGCCGGTGCGCGACCGCGACCGCGCCCACAAGATCCTCGTCGCCGCCTCAGGCGCGGCGGGCGGCGCGCTCGGCCTCGCCAGCCTGCCCTTAGAACTGCCGGTCAGCACAACGGTCATGCTGCGCTCGATCGCCGACATCGCGCGCGCCGAAGGCGAGGATCTGCGCGACCCGGAGGCCGCCATGGCCTGCCTCGAAGTCTTCGCCCTCGACGGCCGCACGCCCGGCGACAATGTGTCGGAATCAGGCTATTTCGCCATTCGCGGCCTGCTCGCCCGCTCGATCTCGGAAGCCGCGCGCTATATCGCCAGCCGGGGCGTGATCGACGAGGCCGCGCCGGCTCTGGTCAAGCTGATGGCGCAGATCGGAACAAGGTTCGGCTTCGTGGTCAGCCAGAAGCTCCTGGCCCAGGCCACGCCGGCGCTCGGCGCATTCGGCGGAGCGGCGATCAATCTCGCCTTCATCGACCATTTCCAGTCGCTGGCCAAGGGCCATTTCACGGTTCGGCGCCTGGAGCGCAAATATGGCCCCGACCATGTGCGCTCGGAATATGAGCGCATCGCCAAGGCCCGCGAGCCGGACGAAATCCACCCCCCGGCGGCCTAA
- a CDS encoding transglutaminase-like cysteine peptidase — protein sequence MRVSNFLVLAFALMTVAFLASPAEAFSSHDVAYASVGGETSIPYGWLVFCGRYKSECSGPALAPVDVNLTASARREIEQVNTIVNHAVEPVADIDHWGVVDRWDYPVDGKGDCEDYALLKRRMLIERGYPRQALLITVVRDENNEGHAILTVKTNAGEFILDNLTDELKPVDQVTYRLVKRQSQQDPNVWVALGPAAAPVYASR from the coding sequence ATGCGTGTCTCGAATTTTCTGGTCCTTGCTTTCGCTCTCATGACCGTCGCCTTTCTGGCCAGCCCCGCCGAAGCCTTTTCCAGCCACGACGTTGCCTATGCCTCGGTCGGCGGCGAAACCAGCATTCCCTATGGCTGGCTTGTGTTCTGCGGGCGCTACAAGAGCGAATGCTCCGGCCCCGCCCTTGCTCCGGTCGACGTCAATCTGACCGCCAGCGCGCGGCGCGAGATCGAACAGGTCAATACCATCGTCAATCACGCTGTCGAACCCGTCGCCGACATCGATCATTGGGGCGTGGTCGATCGCTGGGACTATCCGGTGGACGGCAAGGGCGATTGCGAAGATTATGCCTTGCTGAAGCGCAGAATGCTGATCGAGCGCGGCTATCCCCGTCAGGCCCTGCTGATTACGGTGGTTCGCGACGAGAACAACGAAGGCCACGCCATCCTGACGGTCAAGACCAACGCCGGCGAATTCATCCTCGACAATCTCACCGACGAATTGAAGCCGGTCGATCAGGTTACCTATCGTCTGGTGAAGCGCCAGAGCCAGCAGGACCCGAATGTCTGGGTCGCCCTCGGCCCCGCAGCCGCCCCGGTTTACGCCTCGCGTTGA